A window of the Isosphaera pallida ATCC 43644 genome harbors these coding sequences:
- a CDS encoding inositol monophosphatase family protein, with the protein MAEFDARKLADVAPDHPDFARLLENCAATAERAARHGGNRLLESYRNVTAREKGPFDLVTDADLASQRVIVETILETHPGHTILGEEGLQADPTNPWKWIVDPLDGTVNFAHGLPPWCVSIGLEAYGELVVGVIHVPLEQATFRAVKGAGAVLNGQPIQVSSIDSMEGAVIATGFPTYWEPHDPDRLMALFRRFCTRTHSVRRSGSSAWNLAMTAAGAFDICYATVMQPWDAAAGVVLVREAGGQVTDLEGQPYNLERQAILATNGRLHAEAVEAIRQTDAALGRRSQPAAN; encoded by the coding sequence ATGGCCGAGTTTGACGCCCGCAAGCTGGCCGACGTGGCTCCCGATCATCCCGATTTCGCCCGTCTCCTTGAAAACTGCGCTGCGACTGCCGAGCGTGCCGCGCGTCACGGCGGTAACCGGTTATTGGAGTCGTACCGCAACGTGACCGCGCGGGAGAAGGGTCCCTTCGACCTGGTCACCGATGCCGATCTCGCCAGTCAGCGAGTGATTGTCGAGACAATTCTCGAGACCCATCCCGGCCATACGATCCTTGGCGAGGAGGGCCTTCAGGCCGATCCCACCAATCCGTGGAAATGGATTGTCGATCCCCTCGACGGCACGGTCAATTTCGCGCATGGGTTGCCGCCCTGGTGCGTGTCGATCGGCCTGGAGGCGTATGGCGAACTCGTGGTCGGCGTGATTCACGTCCCTCTGGAGCAGGCCACCTTTCGCGCCGTCAAGGGAGCCGGGGCGGTTCTCAATGGGCAACCGATCCAGGTCAGTTCAATTGACTCGATGGAAGGAGCAGTGATTGCCACGGGCTTCCCGACTTATTGGGAACCGCATGACCCCGACCGTCTAATGGCGTTGTTCCGCCGGTTTTGCACAAGAACCCATTCGGTTCGTCGTTCCGGTTCCTCAGCGTGGAATCTGGCGATGACCGCTGCGGGAGCCTTCGACATCTGTTACGCCACGGTCATGCAACCCTGGGACGCAGCCGCGGGCGTCGTGTTGGTGCGCGAGGCGGGCGGCCAGGTCACCGACCTGGAGGGCCAACCTTACAACCTGGAGCGTCAGGCGATTCTCGCTACCAACGGTCGGTTGCATGCGGAGGCGGTTGAGGCGATCCGTCAGACCGACGCGGCGCTTGGACGTCGATCCCAGCCGGCGGCCAACTGA